The proteins below are encoded in one region of Pseudoduganella armeniaca:
- a CDS encoding TonB-dependent receptor plug domain-containing protein: MKLSMQFVSAPRVVCIALAAAFALPAAAQAQSLSEEDDLSLVYGDNDSVSIASGSSMALRRAPGVATVITAADIAAMGATDLDQVLETVPGLHVNRSANNYTPLYVVRGIVSQFTPQLLVLQDGVPVTTAFVGNKGNLWGGYPVEHIARIEVMRGPGSALYGSDAFSGVVNLITKGAADAPGTELGVRAGSFDTRDGWLQHGGRLGPVDVALYVRHGRSDGFRSRIEADAQTRNDALYGSRASLAPGPVNVGYSATDANLQLAWHHWTARVGYKLRDDLGTGAGIASALDPVGKQRSERITTGLTWADPQWRRDWGLGAAVNRQEYRQEIPVDFMLLPPGTRLPTGSFPAGMRGGPDEYERILRLSAWADFSGWDSHHVRAGAGHDDLDMYRTHERRNFTYARNGLPVPLPGMVDFVATDPFILPQRRRVDYVYVQDEYRVAKDWNVTAGVRHDRYSDFGGTTNPRVAVVWDASYDVTAKLLYGRAFRAPSFNESYGITNPVALGNPDLKPETNHTLEASFAWQAQADAQLNLTLFRYRMRDIIRTLPNRIAGTGATYANAGDQDGRGLELEGSWNALRDLRVVGNYAYQRSVDAATRQDAGYAPRHHVNARADWQAASTLLASAQLNWVGQRQRAPGDARAPLDGYATVDLTLATRRGRHGWNITTSVRNLFDTDVREPSLAPGLALPHDLPMAPRAFTLQAVYSL, encoded by the coding sequence TTGAAGTTGTCCATGCAGTTTGTCAGCGCCCCGCGCGTTGTGTGCATCGCCCTGGCGGCGGCGTTCGCCCTGCCCGCCGCGGCGCAGGCCCAGTCCCTTAGCGAAGAGGACGACCTGTCGCTGGTCTACGGCGACAACGACAGTGTCAGCATCGCCAGCGGCAGCAGCATGGCGTTGCGCCGCGCGCCCGGCGTCGCCACCGTCATCACGGCCGCCGATATCGCGGCCATGGGCGCCACCGACCTGGACCAGGTGCTGGAAACGGTGCCTGGCCTGCACGTCAACCGCAGCGCCAACAACTACACGCCGCTGTACGTGGTGCGCGGCATCGTCAGCCAGTTCACGCCGCAACTGCTGGTGCTGCAGGATGGCGTGCCGGTGACCACGGCTTTTGTCGGCAACAAGGGCAATCTGTGGGGCGGCTATCCGGTCGAGCACATCGCCCGCATCGAGGTGATGCGCGGGCCCGGCTCGGCGCTGTACGGCTCGGACGCGTTTTCCGGCGTCGTCAACCTGATCACGAAGGGCGCGGCTGATGCGCCCGGCACCGAGCTGGGCGTGCGCGCCGGTTCCTTCGATACCCGCGACGGCTGGCTGCAGCACGGCGGCCGCCTGGGCCCGGTCGACGTCGCGCTGTACGTGCGGCACGGCCGCAGCGACGGCTTCCGCTCCCGCATCGAGGCGGACGCGCAGACCCGCAACGATGCCCTGTACGGCAGCCGCGCCAGCCTGGCGCCCGGTCCAGTCAACGTCGGCTACAGCGCCACCGACGCGAACCTGCAACTGGCCTGGCACCACTGGACCGCGCGGGTCGGCTACAAGTTGCGCGACGACCTCGGCACCGGCGCCGGCATCGCCTCCGCGCTGGACCCGGTCGGCAAGCAGCGCAGCGAACGCATCACGACAGGGCTGACCTGGGCCGACCCGCAGTGGCGGCGCGACTGGGGCCTGGGCGCGGCCGTCAATCGGCAGGAATACCGCCAGGAGATCCCCGTCGACTTCATGCTGCTGCCGCCCGGCACGCGCCTGCCGACCGGCAGCTTCCCGGCCGGCATGCGCGGCGGCCCGGACGAATACGAGCGCATCCTGCGCCTGTCCGCCTGGGCCGACTTCAGCGGCTGGGACAGCCACCACGTGCGCGCGGGTGCCGGTCACGACGACCTGGACATGTACCGCACGCACGAGCGCCGCAATTTCACGTATGCCCGCAACGGCCTGCCGGTGCCGCTGCCGGGCATGGTCGATTTCGTCGCCACCGATCCGTTCATCCTGCCGCAGCGGCGGCGCGTCGATTATGTCTACGTGCAGGACGAGTATCGCGTCGCCAAGGACTGGAACGTGACGGCCGGGGTGCGCCACGACCGTTACTCCGACTTCGGCGGCACCACCAATCCACGCGTGGCGGTTGTGTGGGACGCCAGCTACGACGTCACCGCCAAGCTGCTGTACGGGCGCGCGTTCCGGGCGCCGTCGTTCAACGAGAGCTACGGTATCACCAACCCCGTCGCGCTGGGCAATCCGGACCTGAAGCCGGAAACCAACCACACGCTGGAGGCCTCGTTCGCCTGGCAGGCGCAGGCCGACGCACAGCTGAACCTGACGCTGTTCCGCTACCGCATGCGGGACATCATCCGTACCCTGCCCAACCGCATTGCCGGCACTGGCGCCACGTATGCCAACGCTGGCGACCAGGACGGCCGCGGCCTCGAGCTGGAAGGCAGCTGGAATGCCTTGCGCGACCTGCGGGTCGTCGGCAACTACGCCTACCAGCGCAGCGTCGACGCCGCCACCCGGCAGGACGCCGGCTATGCGCCGCGCCACCACGTCAACGCCCGCGCGGACTGGCAAGCGGCCAGCACGCTGCTGGCCAGTGCCCAGCTGAACTGGGTCGGCCAGCGCCAGCGCGCCCCCGGCGACGCCCGCGCGCCGCTGGACGGCTATGCCACCGTCGACCTGACGCTGGCGACCCGGCGCGGCCGGCATGGCTGGAATATCACAACCAGCGTGCGCAACCTGTTCGATACCGATGTGCGCGAGCCCAGCCTGGCGCCCGGCCTGGCGCTGCCGCACGACCTGCCGATGGCGCCGCGCGCGTTCACGCTGCAGGCGGTCTACTCGCTCTGA
- a CDS encoding PHA/PHB synthase family protein, whose translation MSRVAAFPSCDVQREGSAWQGGTLHQHPDVASHDSAPDLLLNAALARWTASVSPAALATAWFDWASHLLLSPARQQQLALQAADSVGRWLRYAGQAAAGAAHQAEPPEPCIVPLAQDRRFTDPAWSAWPWNVVSQGFLLQQQWWHRATMGVRGVARHHGEVVTFTARQVLDCWAPSNFLPTNPVVQAATLQHGGSNLVYGGLRALADGARLLTGAPAGADESGRYRPGREVAVTPGQVVLRNELIELLRYDCATTDVHAVPLLIVPAWIMKYYILDLSPHNSLVRYLVGRGHTVYMISWKNPGPADRDLSMDDYRSLGVMAALDAITAETGARRINACGYCLGGTLLSIAAAAMARDGDERLASLTLLAAQVDFTEPGELSLFVDESEVSFLEAAMWSQGYLDTRQMAGAFQLLRSNDLVWSRRLKHYLLGVPDRVTDLTAWNADATRMPYRMHSEYLRRLFLHNDLANGRYLVARHPVALTDIDVPIFAVGTLADHVAPWRSVYKVVLLTDTEVTFLLTSGGHNAGVVAPPEADDRVARSYQMAVHASDHAYVDPDRWHACVPVETGSWWPAWEAWLARHAGPRVPARPSAAGLAAAPGHYVLQP comes from the coding sequence GTGAGCCGCGTCGCGGCGTTTCCATCCTGCGACGTGCAGCGCGAGGGCAGCGCGTGGCAGGGCGGAACCCTGCATCAACACCCCGACGTGGCCAGTCACGACAGCGCGCCCGACCTGCTGCTGAACGCGGCGTTGGCGCGCTGGACGGCATCGGTATCGCCCGCCGCGCTGGCGACCGCCTGGTTCGACTGGGCCAGCCATCTGCTGCTGTCGCCGGCCCGCCAGCAGCAACTGGCGCTGCAGGCCGCCGACAGCGTCGGCCGCTGGCTGCGCTACGCCGGCCAGGCCGCCGCCGGCGCCGCGCACCAGGCCGAACCGCCAGAGCCGTGCATCGTGCCGCTGGCGCAGGACCGCCGCTTTACCGATCCGGCCTGGAGCGCCTGGCCCTGGAACGTGGTGTCGCAGGGCTTCCTGCTGCAGCAGCAGTGGTGGCATCGGGCCACGATGGGCGTGCGCGGCGTGGCGCGCCATCACGGCGAGGTGGTCACGTTCACGGCCCGCCAGGTACTGGACTGCTGGGCACCTTCCAACTTCCTGCCCACCAATCCGGTCGTCCAGGCGGCCACGTTGCAGCATGGCGGCAGCAACCTGGTATATGGCGGCCTGCGAGCGCTGGCCGATGGCGCACGGCTGCTGACCGGCGCTCCCGCCGGCGCGGACGAAAGCGGCCGTTACCGGCCGGGCCGCGAGGTCGCCGTCACGCCGGGCCAGGTCGTGCTGCGCAACGAGCTGATCGAGCTGCTGCGCTACGACTGCGCCACGACCGACGTCCACGCGGTGCCGCTGCTGATCGTGCCGGCCTGGATCATGAAGTACTACATCCTCGACCTGTCGCCGCACAACTCGCTGGTGCGCTACCTGGTCGGGCGTGGCCATACGGTGTACATGATCTCGTGGAAGAACCCGGGGCCGGCCGATCGCGACCTGTCGATGGACGATTACCGCAGCCTGGGCGTGATGGCGGCGCTGGACGCGATCACGGCCGAGACGGGCGCGCGCCGCATCAATGCCTGCGGCTACTGCCTGGGTGGCACCCTGCTGTCGATCGCGGCGGCCGCGATGGCGCGTGACGGCGACGAGCGCCTGGCCAGCCTGACCCTGCTGGCCGCCCAGGTCGACTTCACCGAACCGGGCGAGCTGTCGCTGTTCGTCGACGAGAGCGAGGTCAGCTTCCTGGAGGCGGCCATGTGGAGCCAGGGCTACCTGGACACGCGCCAGATGGCCGGCGCCTTCCAGCTGCTGCGCTCGAACGACCTGGTCTGGTCGCGCCGCCTGAAACACTACCTGCTGGGCGTGCCGGATCGCGTGACCGACCTGACCGCCTGGAACGCGGACGCCACCCGCATGCCCTACCGCATGCATTCCGAATACCTGCGCCGCCTGTTCCTGCACAACGACCTGGCCAACGGCCGTTACCTGGTCGCGCGGCACCCGGTGGCGCTGACCGACATCGACGTGCCCATCTTCGCCGTCGGCACGCTGGCCGATCACGTGGCACCCTGGCGCTCGGTCTACAAGGTGGTGCTGCTGACGGATACCGAGGTGACGTTCCTGCTGACGTCGGGCGGCCACAATGCCGGCGTCGTCGCGCCACCCGAGGCGGACGACCGGGTGGCGCGCAGCTACCAGATGGCGGTGCACGCCAGCGATCACGCCTATGTCGACCCGGACCGCTGGCACGCCTGCGTGCCCGTCGAGACGGGCTCATGGTGGCCGGCCTGGGAGGCCTGGCTGGCGCGCCACGCCGGCCCGCGCGTGCCAGCCAGGCCGAGCGCAGCGGGCCTGGCCGCCGCGCCCGGCCATTACGTGCTGCAGCCGTGA
- a CDS encoding EAL domain-containing protein, whose protein sequence is MNVSVASRVDQALRRTGFGLQLSVIVSVAIIGLALFSSLMNSMQASARMRDYFLGQGQRIADNFARQSTLALLFHSPENAREVVGSTLAFPDVTAVQISDARHQVLLQQAHGGRWAIKPDPQAAPTRATLLAENGDAWLFAAPVLGGQSEASPFDAQEHQPQLLGYVHVQVGKGTLNKLTWSLMLGNLGITLSFAVILLVLVRLLTRRMTEPLRALSNLMRRARRGEARLRADAAGPRELVDMAHTFNQMMTVLEQREEELKESRDAAVNMAQIKAQFAATVSHEVRTPLNGVVGMLDMLKEMQLNARQRECVDVAWNASRTLIELINNILDFSKMEAGKLTLQESDFDVARLLADVVELLQRTAQQKGVALGYDLAPGVPAAVHADALRLRQILINLLGNAVKFTERGEVMVRVAACEINGMPGLRFEVRDTGIGMSAQVLRHLFESYVQPDPSTTRRYGGTGLGLAICRQLTALMGGDISVASTPGEGTTFVFTVRAAEATATSVATASVPAPTSAQPAAPAQAFRVLVAEDNRTNQMVAAGMLSMNGCVCEFAADGRAAVAAVQRGRFDLILMDCSMPEMDGYEATAHIRAIEDTLGRHTPIVAMTANTQRGDAEKCLAAGMDDYLAKPITLVELRHKLERWLPHPASAPEPSAPCATETEPVLDRAVFDKLRDILGPALPQAVTPFLEDAPVYLAELEAAVAQEDGAIARARAHALKGAAGNLGASVLAALAQEAEQHAIGGDTAAVARLLAPLRAAHDAVAALLRAAVDTPAPETELALAEQASVLVVDDDRSTRTTLRHTLQRDGFRVEEAADGAEALAMLPRCQPDVILMDAVMPVMDGFTACARLQELPGGRAIPVLMITALQDNNSVERAFAAGASDYIPKPIHYAVLSQRVRRIIEANRAEKRIRHLAYNDLLTGLPNRTLFFDLLGQGIAHALTHETQLAVLFMDLDRFKYVNDNLGHDVGDRLLVAVAQRVRQAVRNVDAVARLGGDEFTVVLGDLDGPAAAASVAHNICRALEAPFQIDGHDIFVTSSVGIAMYPHDGLDVATLVKHADSAMYHAKRTNAGFKFYEASMELSISQHVRLESDLRRALELDQLEVYYQPQMTVDGERIVAMEALLRWHHPARGMVPPSEFIPLAEETGLINPLGDWVLRTACARLREWLDGGLPPLRVAVNVSVRQLLQADFAATVRAVLAETGLPPHLLELEITESTLMEHAQDTLAALHTLRELGVRLSIDDFGTGYSSLSYLKRFPVDIIKIDRSFVRDVPQDADDVAIVTAIIALAHSLRLEVVAEGVETEAQLGFLQALGCDLLQGYLLSAPVPAAQFEALVQRRLGRQDAAPRQLRA, encoded by the coding sequence ATGAACGTCTCCGTCGCCAGCCGGGTCGACCAGGCCCTGCGCCGCACCGGCTTCGGCCTGCAGCTGTCCGTCATCGTTTCCGTCGCCATCATCGGCCTGGCCCTGTTCTCGTCGCTGATGAACTCGATGCAGGCCAGCGCGCGCATGCGCGACTATTTCCTCGGCCAGGGCCAGCGCATCGCCGACAACTTCGCCCGCCAGAGTACCCTGGCGCTGCTGTTCCATTCGCCCGAGAACGCGCGCGAGGTGGTCGGCAGCACGCTGGCGTTCCCGGACGTGACGGCAGTGCAGATCAGCGACGCGCGCCACCAGGTGCTGCTGCAGCAGGCCCACGGCGGCCGCTGGGCGATCAAGCCCGACCCGCAGGCGGCGCCCACGCGCGCCACCCTGCTGGCCGAGAACGGCGATGCCTGGCTGTTTGCCGCGCCCGTGCTGGGCGGGCAGAGCGAGGCCTCGCCGTTCGACGCGCAGGAGCACCAGCCGCAATTGCTCGGCTATGTCCACGTCCAGGTCGGCAAGGGCACCTTGAACAAGCTGACCTGGTCCCTGATGCTGGGCAACCTGGGCATCACCCTGTCGTTTGCCGTCATCCTGCTGGTGCTGGTGCGGCTGCTGACGCGGCGCATGACCGAGCCGCTGCGTGCCCTGTCGAACCTGATGCGGCGGGCCCGCCGCGGCGAGGCGCGCCTGCGCGCCGACGCCGCCGGGCCGCGCGAACTGGTCGACATGGCGCACACGTTCAACCAGATGATGACGGTGCTGGAGCAGCGCGAGGAAGAACTGAAGGAATCGCGCGACGCGGCCGTCAACATGGCGCAGATCAAGGCGCAGTTCGCGGCCACCGTCAGCCACGAGGTGCGCACCCCGCTCAACGGCGTGGTCGGCATGCTCGACATGCTCAAGGAAATGCAGCTCAATGCACGCCAGCGCGAATGCGTGGACGTGGCCTGGAACGCCTCGCGCACGCTGATCGAGCTGATCAACAACATCCTCGACTTCTCGAAGATGGAGGCGGGCAAGCTCACCTTGCAGGAAAGCGACTTCGACGTGGCCCGCCTGCTGGCGGACGTGGTCGAGCTGTTGCAGCGGACCGCGCAACAGAAAGGCGTCGCGCTGGGCTACGACCTGGCGCCCGGTGTGCCGGCCGCCGTCCATGCGGACGCGTTGCGGCTGCGCCAGATCCTGATCAACCTGCTGGGCAATGCCGTCAAGTTTACCGAACGCGGCGAGGTCATGGTGCGGGTGGCCGCCTGCGAGATCAACGGCATGCCCGGCCTGCGCTTCGAGGTGCGCGACACCGGCATCGGCATGAGCGCCCAGGTGCTGCGCCACCTGTTCGAATCCTATGTGCAGCCCGATCCGTCCACCACGCGGCGCTACGGCGGCACGGGCCTGGGCCTGGCCATCTGCCGCCAGCTGACGGCCCTGATGGGCGGCGACATCAGCGTTGCCAGCACGCCGGGCGAAGGCACCACCTTCGTGTTTACCGTGCGCGCGGCGGAGGCCACCGCCACGTCAGTGGCAACGGCCAGCGTACCGGCGCCGACGTCGGCCCAGCCCGCCGCGCCGGCCCAGGCCTTCCGCGTGCTGGTGGCGGAGGACAACCGCACCAACCAGATGGTGGCGGCCGGCATGCTGTCGATGAACGGCTGCGTGTGCGAGTTTGCCGCCGACGGCCGCGCCGCCGTGGCCGCCGTGCAGCGCGGCCGCTTCGACCTGATCCTGATGGACTGCAGCATGCCGGAGATGGACGGCTACGAGGCCACGGCCCACATCCGCGCCATCGAGGACACGCTGGGCCGGCACACGCCGATCGTGGCGATGACGGCCAACACCCAGCGCGGCGACGCCGAGAAATGCCTGGCCGCCGGCATGGACGACTACCTGGCCAAGCCGATCACGCTGGTCGAATTGCGCCACAAGCTGGAGCGCTGGCTGCCGCATCCGGCCAGCGCGCCCGAGCCGTCGGCGCCGTGCGCCACCGAAACCGAGCCAGTGCTGGACCGCGCCGTGTTCGACAAGCTGCGCGACATCCTGGGACCGGCGCTGCCGCAGGCCGTCACGCCGTTCCTGGAGGACGCGCCAGTCTACCTGGCCGAGCTGGAAGCGGCCGTCGCCCAGGAGGACGGCGCCATTGCCCGCGCCCGCGCGCATGCGCTGAAGGGCGCGGCCGGCAACCTGGGTGCCAGCGTGCTGGCCGCGCTGGCGCAGGAGGCGGAACAGCACGCCATCGGCGGCGACACGGCAGCCGTTGCGCGGTTGCTGGCGCCGCTGCGCGCGGCCCATGACGCTGTCGCCGCGCTGCTGCGCGCCGCCGTGGATACGCCGGCGCCCGAGACCGAACTGGCACTGGCCGAACAGGCCAGCGTGCTGGTGGTGGACGACGACCGCAGCACCCGCACCACCCTGCGCCACACCTTGCAGCGCGACGGCTTCCGCGTCGAGGAAGCGGCCGACGGCGCCGAGGCGCTGGCGATGCTGCCGCGCTGCCAGCCGGACGTGATCCTGATGGACGCCGTGATGCCGGTGATGGACGGCTTTACCGCCTGCGCGCGCCTGCAGGAGCTGCCGGGCGGACGCGCGATTCCCGTGCTGATGATCACGGCGCTGCAGGACAACAACTCGGTCGAGCGCGCGTTCGCGGCCGGCGCCAGCGACTACATCCCGAAGCCGATCCACTACGCCGTGCTGTCGCAGCGGGTGCGCCGCATCATCGAGGCCAACCGCGCCGAGAAGCGCATCCGCCACCTGGCCTACAACGACCTGTTGACGGGACTGCCGAACCGCACGCTGTTCTTCGACCTGCTCGGTCAGGGCATCGCCCACGCGCTCACGCACGAGACCCAGCTGGCCGTGCTGTTCATGGACCTGGACCGCTTCAAGTACGTCAACGACAACCTGGGCCACGACGTCGGCGACCGCCTGCTGGTCGCCGTGGCGCAGCGGGTGCGCCAGGCGGTGCGCAATGTCGACGCGGTGGCGCGCCTGGGCGGCGACGAATTCACCGTCGTGCTGGGCGACCTGGATGGCCCGGCAGCGGCGGCCAGCGTGGCGCACAACATCTGCCGCGCGCTGGAGGCGCCGTTCCAGATCGACGGCCACGACATCTTCGTCACCAGCAGTGTCGGCATCGCCATGTATCCGCATGACGGCCTGGACGTGGCCACCCTGGTCAAGCATGCCGACAGCGCGATGTACCACGCCAAGCGCACCAACGCCGGCTTCAAGTTCTACGAAGCGTCGATGGAGCTGTCGATCTCCCAGCACGTGCGCCTCGAGAGCGACCTGCGCCGGGCCCTGGAACTGGACCAGCTGGAGGTGTACTACCAGCCGCAGATGACGGTGGACGGCGAACGCATCGTGGCGATGGAGGCGCTGCTGCGATGGCACCATCCGGCCCGCGGCATGGTGCCGCCGAGCGAATTCATCCCGCTGGCCGAGGAGACGGGCCTGATCAACCCGCTGGGCGACTGGGTATTGCGCACGGCCTGCGCGCGCCTGCGCGAGTGGCTCGACGGCGGGCTGCCGCCGCTGCGCGTGGCCGTCAACGTCTCGGTGCGCCAGCTGCTGCAGGCCGATTTCGCCGCCACCGTGCGGGCCGTGCTGGCCGAGACGGGCCTGCCGCCGCACCTGCTGGAGCTGGAGATCACGGAAAGCACGCTGATGGAACACGCCCAGGATACGCTGGCGGCGCTGCATACGCTGCGCGAGCTGGGCGTGCGGCTGTCGATCGACGATTTCGGCACCGGCTACTCGTCGCTGTCCTACCTGAAGCGCTTCCCGGTCGACATCATCAAGATCGACCGCTCGTTCGTGCGCGACGTGCCGCAGGATGCCGACGACGTGGCCATCGTCACCGCCATCATCGCGCTGGCGCACAGCCTGCGGCTGGAAGTGGTGGCCGAAGGGGTCGAAACCGAGGCGCAGCTGGGCTTCCTGCAGGCACTGGGCTGCGACCTGCTGCAGGGCTACCTGCTCAGCGCGCCGGTGCCGGCGGCGCAGTTCGAGGCTTTGGTGCAGCGCCGGTTAGGCCGGCAAGACGCGGCACCGCGCCAGCTGCGCGCCTAG
- a CDS encoding 2-hydroxyacid dehydrogenase: MKLAMFSSQPYDRRFFEEARAARNDDVEIHYHETALNAETAVLAQGCTAVCVFVNDVLDAATLEVLDGLGVKALLLRCAGFNNVDLACAARYGLFAARVPAYSPEAVAEHALALIQTLNRHTHRAWARVREGNFALEGLLGMTLHGKTVGIVGTGKIGMATARILKGFGCRVLGHDPYPSPAFAPLGTQVALAQLLAEADIVSLHCPLTEETRHMINATTLASMKPGAMLVNTSRGGLIDTVAVIAALKSRQLGALAIDVYEQESALFFHDHSGDIIADDLFGRLVTFPNVLITGHQGFFTIEALREIASITFDNLDCFRRGGVCANLLPAL; this comes from the coding sequence ATGAAGCTGGCGATGTTCAGCAGCCAGCCCTACGACCGCCGCTTCTTCGAGGAAGCGCGTGCGGCCCGCAACGACGACGTCGAGATCCACTACCACGAGACGGCGCTGAACGCGGAGACCGCGGTGCTGGCGCAGGGTTGCACGGCGGTCTGTGTGTTCGTCAACGACGTGCTGGACGCGGCGACGCTGGAGGTACTGGACGGCCTGGGCGTCAAGGCGCTGCTGCTGCGCTGCGCGGGATTCAACAACGTCGACCTGGCCTGCGCCGCGCGCTACGGCCTGTTTGCCGCGCGCGTGCCGGCCTATTCGCCCGAGGCGGTGGCGGAACATGCGCTGGCGCTGATCCAGACCTTGAACCGCCACACGCATCGCGCCTGGGCGCGCGTGCGCGAGGGCAATTTTGCGCTGGAGGGCCTGCTGGGCATGACCTTGCACGGCAAGACGGTCGGCATCGTCGGCACCGGCAAGATCGGCATGGCCACGGCGCGCATCCTGAAGGGCTTCGGCTGCCGCGTGCTGGGCCACGATCCGTATCCGTCGCCGGCGTTCGCGCCGCTGGGCACGCAAGTAGCCCTGGCACAGCTGCTGGCCGAAGCGGACATCGTGTCGCTGCACTGCCCGCTGACGGAGGAGACCCGGCACATGATCAACGCCACCACGCTGGCGTCGATGAAGCCGGGTGCCATGCTGGTGAACACGTCGCGCGGTGGCCTGATCGACACGGTGGCCGTGATCGCGGCGCTGAAATCGCGCCAGCTTGGGGCGCTGGCCATCGACGTCTACGAGCAGGAAAGCGCGCTGTTCTTCCACGACCACTCCGGCGACATCATCGCCGACGACCTGTTCGGCCGCCTGGTGACGTTCCCGAACGTGCTGATCACCGGCCACCAGGGCTTCTTCACGATCGAGGCGCTGCGCGAGATCGCCAGCATCACGTTCGACAACCTGGACTGTTTCCGGCGCGGCGGCGTGTGCGCCAACCTGTTGCCGGCGCTGTGA
- a CDS encoding universal stress protein has translation MYKTIVVHVDGGSQLAPRLRVAAGLARQHDAHLVGSAVTGISQRDFLTLGTSAMAALPDSDFDRLREAGSELLLNFATQVARLDVASWEQRLVEDDARHALVLESRYADLLVLSRGTPTYARLRLASDLPEYVALHCTRPVLVVPDDYQDEIVGSTIVVGWNASMEATRAVTAALPQLKLARSVLLALINPDELTERHGEQPGGDIALYLARHGVNVEIVRERSEAGAAPTLLGLARDCGADLLVAGAYGRSRYREWIAGGVTRGLLEENTVPLLLAH, from the coding sequence ATGTACAAGACGATCGTGGTACACGTGGACGGCGGCAGCCAGCTGGCGCCGCGCCTGCGCGTGGCGGCGGGCCTGGCCCGCCAGCATGACGCCCACCTGGTGGGCAGTGCCGTCACCGGCATCTCGCAACGCGACTTCCTGACCTTGGGAACGTCGGCGATGGCGGCGCTGCCGGACAGCGATTTCGACCGCCTGCGTGAAGCGGGCAGCGAGCTGCTGCTGAACTTCGCCACGCAGGTGGCACGGCTCGACGTGGCGTCGTGGGAACAGCGCCTGGTCGAGGACGATGCCCGGCACGCGCTGGTACTGGAATCGCGCTATGCCGACCTGCTGGTGCTGAGCCGCGGCACGCCCACCTATGCCCGGCTGCGCCTGGCCAGCGACCTGCCCGAGTACGTGGCGCTGCACTGCACCCGGCCAGTGCTGGTGGTGCCGGACGACTACCAGGACGAGATCGTCGGCAGCACCATCGTCGTCGGCTGGAACGCCAGCATGGAGGCGACCCGTGCCGTGACGGCCGCCCTGCCCCAGCTGAAGCTGGCGCGCTCCGTGCTGCTGGCCCTGATCAATCCGGACGAGCTGACGGAACGCCACGGCGAGCAGCCCGGCGGCGACATCGCGCTGTACCTGGCGCGCCACGGCGTCAACGTGGAGATCGTGCGCGAACGCAGCGAAGCGGGTGCCGCGCCCACCTTGCTGGGCCTGGCACGTGACTGCGGCGCCGACCTGCTGGTGGCGGGCGCCTATGGCCGCAGCCGCTACCGCGAGTGGATCGCCGGCGGTGTCACGCGCGGCCTGCTGGAAGAAAACACCGTGCCACTGCTGCTGGCGCACTGA